In Musa acuminata AAA Group cultivar baxijiao chromosome BXJ3-11, Cavendish_Baxijiao_AAA, whole genome shotgun sequence, one DNA window encodes the following:
- the LOC103971799 gene encoding polyamine oxidase 3, producing the protein MENRCDINGVKKASYYLNAEEQRPRSPSAIVIGGGFAGIAAAYALKNASFKVVLLESRDRIGGRVYTDYSFGFPVDMGAAWLHGVCKENPLAPWIGRLGLPIYRTSGDNSVLFDHDLESYALFDADGRQVPQELVQKVGEVFESILEETDKLRHETSEDMSIAQAITLVLERHPDLRQEGVANNVLQWYLCRMEGWFATDANNISVKNWDKEVLLPGGHGLMVRGYRPVINTLAKGLDIRLHHQVTKIVRGKKGVEVTVSSGKAFFADAAIITVPLGVLKAKSIKFEPRLPEWKEEAIDGIGVGTENKIVLHFNKVFWPNVEFLGVVSPTSYGCSYFLNLHKATGHPVLVYMPAGRLANDIEKMSDKAAAEFAFSQLKGILPDASEPIQYLVSHWGTDENSLGSYTYDAVGKPREYFERLRIPVDNIFFAGEATSIKYTGTVHGAFSTGLMAAEECRMRVLEKYGDLDTLETFHPAMGEEAASISVPLLISRM; encoded by the exons ATGGAGAACCGCTGTGATATCAACGGTGTCAAAAAAG CCTCTTATTATTTAAATGCTGAGGAACAGCGGCCTCGTTCTCCTTCTGCCATCGTCATCGGTGGTGGGTTTGCAGGGATTGCAGCTGCTTATGCACTGAAGAATGCATCTTTCAAG GTTGTGCTTTTAGAATCACGGGATAGAATTGGTGGTCGAGTTTACACTGACTACTCATTTGGTTTTCCCGTTGACATGGGGGCAGCTTG GTTGCATGGCGTTTGCAAAGAAAATCCTTTGGCACCGTGGATAGGAAGACTTGGCCTACCAATTTATCGAACATCTGGTGATAATTCTGTTTTGTTTGATCATGACCTAGAGAG CTATGCACTTTTTGATGCTGATGGACGGCAAGTCCCACAAGAACTAGTCCAAAAAGTTGGTGAGGTGTTTGAAAGTATTTTAGAAGAG ACTGATAAACTTAGGCATGAAACAAGTGAAGACATGTCTATAGCCCAAGCTATTACACTTGTTCTGGAGAGACATCCAGATCTAAG GCAAGAAGGCGTCGCAAACAATGTGCTGCAGTGGTACCTTTGCAGAATGGAAGGTTGGTTTGCTACAGATGCTAACAACATCTCGGTAAAGAACTGGGATAAG GAAGTTTTGCTCCCTGGCGGTCATGGACTTATGGTTCGTGGCTACCGACCTGTCATTAACACACTTGCAAAAGGTCTTGACATTCGTCTCCACCACCA GGTTACAAAGATAGTGCGGGGTAAAAAGGGAGTAGAGGTCACTGTCAGCAGTGGTAAAGCATTTTTTGCTGATGCTGCTATCATAACTGTACCCTTGGGGGTTCTCAAGGCCAAATCCATCAAATTTGAACCAAGACTTCCAGAATGGAAAGAAGAAGCAATAGATGGTATTGGAGTCGGGACAGAGAACAAAATCGTTTTGCACTTCAACAAGGTTTTCTGGCCAAATGTGGAGTTTCTTGGAGTAGTCTCACCTACTTCATATGGTTGCAGCTATTTCCTTAATCTTCACAAAGCGACTGGCCATCCTGTTCTTGTTTACATGCCTGCAGGTCGCCTTGCTAATGATATTGAGAAAATGTCTGACAAGGCTGCTGCTGAATTTGCCTTTAGTCAGCTAAAAGGGATCCTCCCAGACGCATCTGAACCG ATTCAGTATCTCGTGTCACACTGGGGGACAGATGAAAATTCACTCGGCTCTTATACCTACGATGCAGTTGGGAAACCTCGTGAATATTTCGAGAGGTTGCGTATCCCGGTGGACAACATCTTCTTTGCCGGGGAAGCTACAAGCATCAAGTATACCGGCACGGTACACGGTGCCTTCTCCACAGGGTTGATGGCAGCTGAAGAATGCCGCATGCGTGTCCTAGAAAAATACGGGGACCTAGACACACTGGAGACGTTCCACCCAGCTATGGGTGAAGAAGCTGCATCAATCTCAGTCCCCTTGCTGATCTCCCGGATGTAA